Below is a genomic region from bacterium.
TTATTTAATTATAATAATCAAATATTGGAGGGATAATGAATAACCTGCCCAATTTTACTACCACACAATATAGTTTAGACAAAATATTTAGTATGATTGAAGAAGGTAATATAAAAATACCACAATTTCAGCGTGATTTCGTTTGGGATAAGGTAAAAGCAGCGCGATTGCTCGACAGCGTGTTAAAAGGCTATCCGATAGGTAATCTTATATTGTGGAAAACAAAAGATCGTTTAAGGTCACTGAGGAA
It encodes:
- a CDS encoding DUF262 domain-containing protein is translated as MNNLPNFTTTQYSLDKIFSMIEEGNIKIPQFQRDFVWDKVKAARLLDSVLKGYPIGNLILWKTKDRLRSLR